The Glycine soja cultivar W05 chromosome 3, ASM419377v2, whole genome shotgun sequence genome window below encodes:
- the LOC114407348 gene encoding homeobox protein LUMINIDEPENDENS-like, giving the protein MDAWNEDFSELEIGSSTESFQKFLVSQRELFHSQIDQFQEIVVTQCKLTGVNPLSQEMAAGALSIKIGKRPRDLLNPKAVNYMQSVFSIKDAISKKELREISALLGVTVTQVRDFFNAQRSRVRRSVQLSRERALSSNSCEEPHDDQINSDPMRPINPTPLNSAGLSNTEEASCSTQEVTLSDLDDSDKQFVDSIFSLMQKEETFSGQEKLMEWILTIQNFSVLLWFLSRGGGMNLATWLSKAAVEEQTSVLLLVLKVLCHLPLHKAVPMHISAILQSVNKLRFYRTSDISNRARVLLSKWSKLFARNHVIKKPNGVKTSSDGHKEMMLSRSIGQLMGSESWHSNIDVPEDILALSSECSNNFRKIGSPQGVKLLPPSLDDSNKKSTLGVSSSQSRERRKVQLVEQPGQKSVSRSSQVTRAGPVSQGRPMSADDIQKAKMRALFMQSKYGKSGSKESSETKIDSPYKQPQTNPASIAACSSKVPTPPKIEENEKPLLLASKATNKLEASYSKPKMDVKEPLWEKCKRVQIPWKTPAEVELKDTWRVGGGENSKEVEVQRNRNRRDKEIIYKTVQEMPPNPKEPWDLEMDYDDTLTLEIPIEQLPDGDADIAISPNHVATHSVQGVASTSSTSVATAEPDLELLAVLLKNPELVFALTSGQGGSIPSEETVKLLDMIKSGGVNLGLSENTNGSYGTSVKAPEKVEVSLPSPTPLSDPRTSGWSSEASKNPFSRQSLAPDRITQKHTAVATTNLLSQIPITVTTVRQQPTVVVPSSRHLTSISVSPYSLPQATNVIPEKPPPLGHVQTSSDVGLTMKKNLITANASSVNFTGTHSTLAMRGDGTNYVKPVPNLSVQHEGLSNSFPQPFMPPSPTPSHSASQQQRHQHLAQEVHYTEPPYRNPGRSYPPQIEKSDHGSDNMWRVRQDHVSSSYLSQRNHNNNYNTIVGGSRQSGFYDRNNHARGEFESWSPENSPTRNPRYAPGRNYPESRMNHGRNHRPEWSRQRGSSGHWDPGRQGNRKWHDQRR; this is encoded by the exons ATGGATGCGTGGAACGAAGATTTTTCGGAGCTGGAGATTGGGAGCTCCACTGAATCGTTCCAGAAGTTTTTGGTTTCGCAGAGAGAGCTTTTCCACAGCCAGATCGATCAGTTTCAGGAAATCGTCGTCACGCAATGCAAACTCACCGGCGTCAATCCTCTCTCTCAGGAAATG GCAGCTGGTGCTTTGTCAATAAAAATTG GAAAAAGACCGAGGGATTTATTGAATCCAAAGGCTGTAAATTACATGCAATCTGTTTTTTCCATTAAAGATGCTATTAGCAAGAAGGAATTGCGCGAGATCAGTGCTTTACTCGGTGTTACAGTGACACAG GTGCGTGACTTTTTCAATGCTCAACGTTCAAGAGTGAGGAGATCCGTGCAGTTGTCAAGGGAGAGGGCACTGAGTTCTAATTCTTGTGAAGAACCTCATGATGATCAAATAAACTCTGATCCTATGAGACCAATAAATCCAACTCCCTTAAACTCTGCTGGCCTGTCCAATACTGAAGAAGCATCTTGTTCAACACAGGAAGTGACTTTGTCTGACCTAGATGACTCAGATAAACAATTTGTTGATAGCATTTTTAGTTTAATGCAAAAAGAGGAGACATTTTCTGGGCAGGAGAAATTGATGGAGTGGATATTGACGATACAGAATTTTTCAGTATTGTTGTG GTTTTTGAGCAGAGGGGGTGGAATGAATTTAGCAACTTGGTTGAGCAAGGCAGCTGTTGAAGAGCAAACAAGTGTCCTTCTTCTTGTTTTGAAG GTTCTTTGTCATTTGCCTTTACATAAAGCTGTTCCCATGCACATATCAGCTATATTGCAGAGTGTAAATAAACTACGGTTCTACAGGACATCAG ACATATCAAACAGGGCAAGGGTTTTGTTGTCAAAGTGGAGCAAACTATTTGCAAGGAACCATGTAATAAAGAAGCCCAATGGTGTTAAGACTTCTAGTGATGGTCATAAAGAGATGATGCTTTCTCGGAG TATTGGTCAACTTATGGGCTCTGAATCATGGCATTCAAATATTGATGTTCCT GAAGACATTCTTGCTCTCTCAAGTGAATGTTCGAATAATTTCAG GAAAATAGGATCTCCACAAGGTGTGAAATTGTTGCCTCCCAGCTTGGATGATTCTAATAAAAAGTCCACTCTTGGTGTATCTTCATCTC AATCTAGAGAACGCAGAAAAGTGCAATTGGTGGAACAGCCGGGCCAAAAGTCAGTGAGCAGAAGCTCACAAGTGACGAGAGCAGGGCCTGTAAGTCAAGGCCGTCCCATGTCTGCTGATGATATTCAGAAAGCAAAAATGCGTGCTTTATTTATGCAGAGTAAGTATGGGAAATCTGGTTCAAAAGAGAGTAGCGAAACAAAAATTGATAGCCCATATAAACAACCTCAGACAAACCCCGCCAGTATTGCAGCTTGCTCTTCTAAAGTTCCTACTCCACCCAAAATTGAAGAAAACGAGAAACCTTTGTTACTTGCCTCTAAAGCCACTAATAAGCTGGAAGCTTCTtattcaaaaccaaaaatggATGTGAAGGAACCTCTCTGGGAGAAGTGCAAGAGGGTTCAGATCCCATGGAAAACACCAGCAG AAGTGGAACTTAAAGATACCTGGAGAGTTGGTGGCGGTGAAAATAGCAAAGAGGTTGAGGTCCAGAGAAACAGAAACCGCAGGGATAAGGAAATTATATACAAAACTGTCCAAGAGATGCCACCTAACCCCAAGGAGCCTTGGGACCTTGAAATGGACTATGATGATACTTTGACGTTGGAAATCCCTATTGAACAGCTACCAGATGGTGATGCAGATATAGCAATTTCCCCCAATCATGTTGCAACTCATAGTGTTCAAGGGGTGGCCTCCACTTCTTCAACCAGTGTGGCTACTGCTGAACCTGATTTAGAATTGCTTGCTGTGCTGTTAAAAAATCCAGAGTTGGTGTTTGCCTTAACTTCTGGACAAGGTGGTAGCATACCGAGCGAAGAAACCGTGAAGCTGCTTGACATGATCAAGAGTGGAGGTGTGAACTTGGGTTTAAGTGAAAATACAAATGGAAGTTATGGCACGAGTGTAAAGGCCCCGGAGAAGGTGGAAGTTTCTCTTCCATCTCCAACCCCCTTAAGCGATCCAAGAACG AGTGGATGGAGCTCAGAAGCATCAAAAAATCCCTTTTCAAGGCAAAGTCTAGCACCCGATAGAATTACACAGAAACATACTGCAGTGGCAACTACCAACTTATTATCTCAGATTCCTATAACTGTCACTACAGTAAGGCAACAACCAACAGTTGTGGTTCCATCTTCGAGGCATCTTACAAGCATATCAGTTTCTCCATATTCACTGCCTCAAGCAACTAATGTTATTCCTGAAAAGCCACCGCCCCTGGGGCATGTACAAACATCCTCAGATGTAGGTTTAACCATGAAGAAGAACTTAATCACTGCAAATGCATCTTCAGTTAACTTTACTGGCACACATTCAACTCTAGCAATGCGGGGTGATGGCACCAATTATGTAAAACCTGTACCTAATTTGAGTGTGCAACATGAGGGTTTGTCTAATTCATTCCCACAACCCTTCATGCCACCCTCACCAACACCATCCCATTCAGCCTCACAGCAACAAAGACATCAACATTTGGCCCAGGAAGTCCATTACACTGAACCTCCATATCGTAACCCTGGCCGTTCCTACCCGCCACAAATCGAAAAATCAGATCACGGGTCTGATAATATGTGGAGAGTTAGGCAGGATCATGTGTCATCTAGTTATCTTTCTCAACGAAACCATAACAACAACTATAACACAATTGTTGGGGGATCCAGACAATCTGGTTTTTATGATAGAAATAATCATGCAAGGGGAGAATTTGAATCATGGAGTCCGGAAAATAGTCCAACTAGAAATCCTAGGTATGCACCAGGTAGAAATTACCCAGAGTCCAGAATGAATCATGGTAGAAATCATAGACCTGAATGGTCAAGGCAGAGGGGTTCTTCTGGACACTGGGACCCTGGCAGACAGGGAAACAGAAAGTGGCATGATCAGAGACGATGA
- the LOC114407350 gene encoding uncharacterized protein LOC114407350 yields MDSRCIDDKKEDNEMKSAEEFEDIFGDPEVLPRVGEEYQAEIPSLVTAPYLSQLVNKARDSEITVIEKESMSLGLPIPLKWAHCKFEGSCGCGTSESFTSEAGPIISENECPAVEVTLQTVSHVGGFSNFESSSKSNEKNQPRGKYLLPGLLDDQSWTDIEYNSFLLGLYVFGKNLKFLKRFVGGRTMGDILFLYYGKFFKSKEYCRWSECRKLRTKRCIYGQKIFTGWRQQELLSRLFSRVPGECQTTLVEISRKFVEGKMPFEEYVFALKDAVGIDLLIAAVGIGKGKQDLTGTAVEPTKTNHTFSVRPEIPIGKACSSLTPADVIKFLTGDFRLSKARSSDLFWEAVWPRLLAKGWHSEQPIDQVVSGSKQSLVFLVPGVKKFSRRKLIKGDHYFDSISDVLNKVASDPGLLETESQATEGSVDREKTEDKGDLEGVPNREQVHYLQSQSSKSYQDLTKFTIVDTSMVHDMNQRKVTQMRSLPFQTISVSTIPSCSSESELDTSEESEDQAEQDNASSPIEDRVEQDNASSPIEDRVEQDNASSPNKDKLEQANSSYPIQDQVEQGHSSNPIEEFSDKGLSIDSSDCTHVPEALNTTNEVKYHRCHSDLHNEEHSREINEHPFIQKMTSMQKLRACNHGEFNHCTESTSVDRKFDLNEPISPSNLHEESDGMVLSMGLENLPFPSYLAKGSPNMSNEISVPENHLVGEVSAENSETRMLIDLNFPQVSPELGLEMEIPSSMVRMQNDNQCANTSSSPSEITQFNAAQEFPDGNKEQQSSLVNRRQSTRNRPLTTKALEALEYRFINSKRKRKNTECSDNNTKSKCVRVSSGTIISATSDNGIEDSMADTRAEEENVIQAYSCSINLNEGSL; encoded by the exons ATGGATTCTCGTTGCATTGATGACAAAAAAGAAGACAATGAAATGAAATCTGCCGAAGAATTTGAAGATATATTTGGAGATCCAGAAGTGCTGCCTCGTGTTGGAGAGGAGTACCAGGCTGAAATTCCTTCATTAGTTACGGCACCTTATCTTTCTCAGCTTGTAAACAAGGCAAGAGATTCAGAAATCACTGTCATCGAGAAAGAGTCTATGTCACTAGGATTGCCCATTCCTCTTAAGTGGGCACACTGCAAATTTGAAGGTAGTTGTGGTTGTGGGACTTCAGAATCTTTCACAAGTGAAGCAGGGCCAATTATTTCTGAGAATGAATGTCCGGCGGTTGAAGTGACACTTCAGACTGTTTCACATGTAGGAGGGTTCTCAAATTTTGAATCATCTTCTAAAAGTAATGAGAAGAATCAGCCAAGAGGGAAGTATCTTCTCCCTGGATTGTTGGATGATCAATCTTGGACAGATATTGAATACAACAGTTTTCTTCTTGGCCTCTATGTATTTGGGAAGAACCTTAAATTTTTGAAGAGATTTGTTGGGGGTAGAACTATGGGAGACATATTGTTTTTGTATTATGGAAAGTTTTTCAAGTCTAAAGAATATTGCCGATGGTCAGAGTGCCGAAAGTTGAGAACTAAGCGGTGTATATATGGCCAAAAAATATTCACAGGATGGAGGCAGCAAGAATTGCTGTCAAGATTATTTTCCCGTGTGCCAGGGGAGTGTCAAACTACATTGGTTGAG ATTTCAAGGAAATTTGTGGAGGGAAAGATGCCTTTTGAAGAATATGTATTTGCTTTAAAGGATGCAGTTGGCATTGACTTGCTTATAGCTGCAGTAGGTATAGGAAAAGGGAAGCAAGATCTCACCGGCACTGCTGTTGAGCCAACAAAGACCAATCACACATTCTCTGTTCGCCCTGAAATTCCAATTGGCAAAGCTTGCTCCTCTCTTACACCTGCAGATGTAATCAAGTTTCTCACAGGAGATTTTAGGTTGAGTAAAGCTCGATCCAGTGATCTCTTTTGGGAAGCTGTTTGGCCTCGTCTGTTAGCAAAAGGCTGGCATTCTGAACAGCCTATAGATCAAGTTGTTTCTGGATCAAAACAATCTTTGGTTTTTCTTGTACCTGGTGTTAAGAAATTTTCAAGAAGGAAACTGATAAAAGGTGACCACTACTTTGATTCTATAAGTGATGTTTTGAATAAAGTAGCATCTGACCCTGGGCTTCTTGAGACTGAAAGTCAAGCAACTGAGGGCAGTGTAGATAGGGAAAAAACAGAAGACAAAGGAGACCTAGAGGGTGTGCCAAATAGGGAACAAGTTCATTACCTTCAATCTCAAAGTTCAAAGAGCTATCAAGATCTCACAAAATTTACTATTGTAGATACCAGTATGGTTCATGATATGAATCAGCGCAAAGTGACACAGATGAGAAGCTTACCTTTTCAAACTATAAGTGTATCTACCATCCCAAGCTGCTCTAGTGAATCTGAGCTAGATACATCTGAAGAATCAGAAGATCAGGCTGAACAAGATAATGCTTCAAGCCCTATTGAAGATCGGGTTGAACAAGATAATGCTTCAAGCCCTATTGAAGATCGGGTTGAACAAGATAATGCTTCAAGCCCTAACAAAGATAAACTTGAACAAGCTAATTCTTCATATCCTATTCAAGACCAGGTTGAACAAGGTCATTCCTCAAACCCTATTGAAGAATTCTCTGATAAGGGGTTGAGCATAGACTCTTCAGATTGTACTCATGTTCCTGAAGCCCTCAACACCACCAATGAAGTAAAATATCATAGATGTCATTCTGATCTGCATAATGAAGAGCATTCAAGGGAGATCAATGAGCATCCCTTTATTCAAAAGATGACATCAATGCAGAAGTTAAGAGCTTGTAACCATGGAGAATTTAACCACTGCACTGAAAGTACTTCTGTGGATAGAAAGTTCGATTTAAATGAGCCAATCTCACCATCAAATCTGCATGAAGAATCTGATGGCATGGTTTTGTCTATGGGTTTAGAAAATTTGCCTTTCCCAAGTTATCTGGCTAAAGGCAGTCCAAACATGAGCAATGAAATCAGTGTCCCTGAGAACCACCTGGTCGGAGAAGTTTCTGCAGAAAATTCTGAAACCAGGATGTTGATTGACTTGAATTTTCCTCAAGTTTCACCTGAGTTAGGACTTGAAATGGAAATTCCATCCTCTATGGTCAGAATGCAAAATGACAATCAATGTGCAAATACATCATCTTCTCCATCTGAGATAACCCAGTTCAATGCCGCACAGGAGTTTCCTGATGGTAATAAGGAGCAGCAGTCTAGCCTTGTCAACCGTCGCCAGAGCACAAGGAACCGGCCATTGACCACAAAAGcattggaagctcttgagtacAGGTTTATCAattcaaagaggaaaagaaaaaacacagaaTGTTCAGACAATAACACAAAGTCCAAATGTGTACGTGTAAGTAGTGGGACAATTATTAGTGCCACTAGTGATAATGGCATTGAGGATTCTATGGCTGATACAAGAGCAGAGGAAGAGAATGTTATCCAGGCATATAGTTGTAGCATCAATCTGAATGAAGGTTCACTATAA
- the LOC114407351 gene encoding wee1-like protein kinase yields MVKMKGKSQSQRIGKKSRKMKGALSTTTNTTRHLQLQLGQVSLIPLQQPSSTTATTSSAVSCFQNLLDAEAPNASSSRVALIDNAAAAAAAADDRDFILSQDFFCTPDYITPDNQNVFNGFDCDRENTPCPKSPEKLNTTKSKRCRPDAMSVHPLSPTFCSDHQPVVELGKDSGTEELALEKTIAPGKPKAQNYVSHSAVALRCRVMPPPCFRNPYLKDVSDKDLDPFGNQRLKCAGLFPAFTGGDGLSRYRADFHEIEQIGRGNFSSVFKVLKRIDGCLYAVKHSTRPLRLETERTKALMEVQALAALGLHENIVGYYSSWFENEQLYIQMELCDHSLSIRKYSALFTEGQVLDALFQVANALQFIHEKGIAHLDVKPDNIYVKNGVYKLGDFGCATLLDTSLPIEEGDARYMPQEILNENYDHLDKVDIFSLGASIYELIRRLPLPESGCQFLNLKEGKFPLLPGHSLQLQNLLKVMMDPDPVKRPSAKELIENPIFCRIQRTAS; encoded by the exons ATGGTGAAGATGAAGGGGAAAAGCCAAAGCCAAAGGATTGGAAAAAAGAGTAGAAAAATGAAGGGCGCGTTGAGTACCACTACCAACACCACTAGACACTTGCAGCTTCAGCTAGGTCAAGTGTCCCTCATTCCACTCCAACAACCGTCTTCTACTACTGCTACTACTTCTTCCGCAGTTTCTTGCTTCCAGAACCTTCTAGATGCAGAAGCTCCCAATGCGTCTTCCTCTCGCGTGGCGCTCATCGACAACgctgccgccgccgccgccgccgccgacGACAGAGACTTTATTCTCAGCCAGGATTTCTTTTG CACTCCGGATTACATAACTCCGGATAACCAGAACGTTTTCAACGGCTTTGATTGCGATAGG GAAAATACGCCTTGTCCCAAATCGCCGGAGAAGCTCAACACTACCAAAAGCAAGAGATGCCGACCTG ATGCTATGTCAGTACACCCTCTCAGCCCTACCTTCTGTAGTGACCATCAACCAGTTGTGGAACTTGGAAAGGACTCTGGTACCGAAGAACTGGCTCTTGAGAAAACAATAGCACCTGGGAAACCAAAGGCTCAAAATTATGTGTCACATTCTGCAGTTGCATTGCGTTGCAGGGTTATGCCTCCTCCTTGCTTTAGGAACCCCTATTTAAAAGACGTATCAGACAAGGATTTAGATCCTTTTGGAAACCAAAGATTGAAATGTGCAG GTCTCTTCCCTGCATTTACTGGTGGTGATGGGCTTTCACGCTACCGCGCTGACTTTCATGAAATTGAG CAAATTGGCAGAGGGAACTTTAGTAGTGTTTTCAAAGTATTAAAACGAATAGATGGTTGCTTGTATGCTGTGAAGCACAGCACCAGACCATTACGCCTGGAAACAGAAAG GACAAAAGCTTTGATGGAAGTTCAAGCTTTGGCAGCCCTAg GTTTGCATGAGAATATTGTGGGCTACTATTCTTCATGGTTTGAAAATGAACAACTGTACATTCAGATGGAGCTATGTGATCACAGCTTATCTATAAGAAAATACTCCGCTTTATTTACAGAAGGACAAGTGTTAGATGCCTTATTTCAG GTTGCCAATGCACTGCAATTTATACACGAGAAGGGAATAGCTCATCTAGATGTCAAACCTGATAATATTTATGTGAAAAATGGTGTTTATAAGCTTGGTGATTTTGGATGTGCAACTCTTCTTGATACTAGCCTGCCAATTGAGGAGGGCGACGCACGTTATATGCCCCAGGAAATCCTTAATGAGAATTATGATCACCTTGACAAGGTTGATATCTTTTCCTTGGGAGCTTCTATTTATGAACTAATTCGTAGGTTGCCTTTGCCAGAATCAGGATGtcaatttttaaatcttaaagaGGGCAAGTTTCCCCTTCTGCCTGGTCATTCGTTGCAACTTCAAAACTTGCTCAAG GTCATGATGGACCCTGATCCGGTGAAGCGGCCTTCTGCTAAAGAATTGATAGAGAATCCAATTTTTTGTAGGATTCAAAGAACAGCAAGTTGA
- the LOC114407349 gene encoding zinc finger protein GAI-ASSOCIATED FACTOR 1-like has translation MSNISGDEGSFSSGNNGEEVHQESQHQHQQSQLHDSSSGPSGACNSNASTNQQQTKKKRNLPGTPDPNAEVVVLSPTTLMATNRFVCEICNKGFQRDQNLQLHRRGHNLPWKLRQRTSAEVKKRVYVCPEPSCVHHNPARALGDLTGIKKHYSRKHGEKKWKCDKCSKRYAVQSDWKAHQKTCGTREYKCDCGTIFSRRDSFITHRAFCDALTEENNRVNNQGLTSGMPPNLQSKIPDLMSTMPLTTSPNTTTKFGDYDPKNPLKSLAQELVPIPFKPTSMGGGMFSTNAGARFGGPKTMSPSSSSLQLGSSTSSSFNYLQDSKNGGLIAASAQMSATALLQKAAQMGATASNSINSPMMQKGFVGGTTTGPDHVSFTTRPPYYGAMLQHNNSYDHFSPQHDLSNMAGVSGGGAFINQLFHKGQEISQVFDTNTTMNGVGMFSQMPMGSEHNHNQGLMKNVEQEVSNGSSLIHVRDVSDGNHTMQPSRFGGSDMTTVHDFLGIGGSTSRVMNHFHHHLPHEDSAIEEPMWDV, from the exons ATGTCAAATATTTCAGGTGATGAAGGAAGCTTCTCCTCAGGAAACAATGGGGAAGAAGTTCATCAAGAAAGTCAGCACCAACATCAACAAAGCCAACTTCATGACTCAAGTTCAGGACCATCCGGTGCTTGCAATAGCAATGCCTCCACTAATCAACAACAAACCAAGAAGAAACGAAACCTTCCTGGAACCCCAG ATCCTAATGCTGAAGTTGTTGTCTTATCACCAACCACACTAATGGCAACAAATAGATTCGTGTGTGAGATCTGCAACAAAGGATTTCAGAGGGACCAAAACCTTCAGTTGCACCGCAGAGGTCACAATCTTCCGTGGAAACTGAGACAAAGAACAAGCGCTGAGGTGAAGAAAAGGGTCTATGTGTGCCCTGAGCCATCATGCGTGCACCATAACCCAGCTCGTGCACTAGGGGACCTCACTGGCATCAAAAAGCATTATAGCCGCAAACATGGTGAGAAGAAATGGAAATGTGACAAGTGCTCCAAAAGATACGCAGTCCAATCTGATTGGAAGGCCCACCAGAAAACTTGTGGCACTAGGGAATACAAATGTGATTGTGGTACCATATTTTCCAG GAGAGATAGTTTCATCACCCACAGAGCTTTCTGTGACGCATTAACCGAAGAAAACAACCGAGTGAACAACCAGGGATTAACAAGTGGCATGCCACCAAACTTGCAAAGTAAAATACCTGATCTCATGTCCACCATGCCCCTAACAACTAGTCCCAACACAACAACCAAATTCGGGGACTATGACCCTAAGAACCCTCTAAAATCACTAGCCCAAGAACTTGTCCCAATACCCTTCAAGCCCACAAGCATGGGAGGGGGCATGTTCTCCACCAATGCAGGTGCACGTTTTGGTGGCCCAAAAACCATGTCTCCCTCTTCTTCCAGCCTCCAACTAGGTtccagcacctcatcaagcttcAATTACTTGCAAGATAGCAAAAACGGAGGACTAATCGCAGCCTCGGCTCAAATGTCCGCAACAGCTTTGTTACAGAAAGCAGCACAAATGGGTGCCACTGCAAGCAATAGTATTAACTCCCCAATGATGCAAAAAGGCTTTGTTGGTGGCACTACCACTGGTCCTGATCATGTTTCTTTCACTACTAGGCCACCATATTATGGTGCTATGCTTCAGCACAACAACTCCTATGACCACTTCTCTCCACAGCATGATCTTTCCAACATGGCTGGGGTGAGTGGTGGAGGAGCATTCATCAATCAATTGTTTCATAAAGGACAAGAAATTTCACAAGTTTTTGACACTAACACTACAATGAATGGTGTGGGAATGTTCAGCCAAATGCCAATGGGGAGTGAACACAATCACAACCAAGGGTTGATGAAGAATGTGGAACAAGAGGTTAGTAATGGTTCCAGTTTGATACATGTAAGAGATGTGAGTGATGGTAACCACACAATGCAGCCATCAAGGTTTGGAGGGAGTGACATGACAACTGTTCATGACTTCTTGGGGATTGGTGGTTCAACTTCAAGAGTTATGAATCATTTTCATCACCATCTTCCACACGAGGATTCGGCTATTGAGGAACCCATGTGGGATGTTTGA